The segment CTGAAGTTACTGACCGACGAGGTGGATAAACAGTCTCCTGCTCAGTGTTgctatggcaagccgttttaacatttaatcgataggctggatattcattactgatatctgcaacataattttgcctagtcaaaactcttattcaagatatccctaattagattttgcctagtcaaaactctaattacagatatctgtaattcagttttgactagtaagattcaaactatttctgccattcatgtgtatggggtttgtcattatagatatctccaatgtagttgcggatatctgcaattgttatagcggatatctgcaactgaattgtggatatctgtaattccagtttcagatatctacaatttaattttgactagtcataattcaagttcaagatatctttaattatcatcaattgaagatatctacatggtcctttctagatatcttgaattgagtttcagatagtcagaatgacgttgtagatatcttgaatttgaattatgactagtcaaaatgacgttgtagatatccgcaactgaattatgactagtcaaaatgacgttgtagatatctcaaactggaattatagatagtcataatgtaattgtagatatctataatgacaaaccccatacacatgaatggcaaaaatagtttgaatcttgctagtcaaaactgaattacagatatctgtaactgtagttttgactagtcagaatgacgttacagatatcttaaattaaaattcatactagtcacaatgacattactactagtcaaaatgacgttatagatatctataatggtaattccggatagtcggacttagtgattaaatgttaaaacggcttgccatagtgTTGCAACCTATGAACAGGCTGCCATCTAGTGTAAGTTACTGATCATTTCTTCCTTTGTCAACACACTAGGAAATGATCTCACAGGGGGGTCAAACAGGTCTCTGAATTGCTGCAAACTTTGTGGAAGGGCTTCAGGCCTACCTGGACTGGACAGAGAGGATTCATGCTGAGTGGGACCACATAGACCCAGTGAAGAATGCATATGCCCTGCAGTCAGTGGCAGGAGAGGTACAGGAAGGAGACTGGAAGTGAAGTAGCTGCAGACATAGTGAGAGTTGGCTCAGTCGTCCACGGATAAGTTATGCAGCTTTTGTTCTGTGCGGCATACGCAACCCCGCTTACAGAAACAATCTGCTACTGCCAAAACCAAATACATGAATTGTAGTAGCtgcaaaaataaagtttcaattcttgtatatattttaaaaatggtctTTAACAGTAACTAAAACCACCCAGACacgttttttttaactgtaacttTCATGTTGCTACCACTGGTCCACTTAGATTTGAGTTTTGCCTTTATGAAATGAATAAatccagcaccagcaccagctgaattttacaaatgttttctttgtctcaAAGACACATCTGAACAAGTGATATTGTAAATATAAGGTGCTGAAATTTAGACTGCATTTTCATTTACAATTAAAATGATAGTTTTGCCCACAACAAGGTGTCCCAACTGATGCTCCACTGTCCCAGCTGCTCTGGGGAGGCACAATTTGGAGAAAATGCACATGTATATTTTGCAAAATTGTGCCTTTTGTGGTTGATTTGGGCGTTAAAAAACTTGATAAGTTGTCTGTATCTCTTCAAGggtcaatttattttttatgactgTTTGAGTAGTCTGTGATTAATGGAGGGTTATTGATATAACCTGATGCAAAAATGTCCCCACTGTCTTCTACTTTACTTGAGATTGAACACAGGGGAGTCAGGGCAAGGATTGGTGATGTCGGCCAGacttaaattataataaaatgtatgtgCACATATTACTCTTGAACTCACATAATGTAACAATGGCAATAATAACAGTCCTGTATTATCACTGTTGTTGCATGACGGTGTTCTCATGAACGTACCTTCACTAAGTTTACAGGCTTTTATTCAGTGTCGCAAGAGATGACAAGACTTGAGTGCTGAACTGAATTTGACTGAAGACTTGAgtgctgaactgaactgctgcCTGATATTTCTATGTTTatggttttattgtttaatgAATTTATATTTATCATAGGGAAGTTAATTGAGTATATATCATCACCTTACTAATCCAGATTTATTGGTCAGCCTGTGCATTTGAAACACTGACgttgtcagtgtgtgcagttttgacctaaaaatgatgataatgcaACACTTTTTCTCACAATgtgagccattattacattatgagccgttattacattatgaactgttattaTAGTTAATTGAGTATATATCATCACCCTCTTAATCCAGATTTATTGGTGAGTCTGTGCATTTGAAACATTAAAGTTAAATTTGTGAAATTCTAATATTAAGCttaacattattattgtttatataTTGTAGCAACAGTGCAAATGAGGAGAGATGTGGCACTGTCTAAAATCATTTCTCAAATAGGGCATACCATTTTCTCACACGTGACTTCCTCATTTTTAAGTCTTGCAGACTGAAAAAGTTGCACAACTTCTGAGGAACTTCACTTGTCCACACAtctttcatctgtctgtctgaaacaCCTGAGGAAAATGTAAGTAATGGAAACTTGTTAAATGACACATATCAGATTATTTAAACTGATCTTTGAATACGATGAAAAACTCTAACGTAAACATTTGGTCACTTGacttaaaaaatacactttgtgAAAGATGAAAAACTTTGTATTTAAAACCTTTAAGCTGTCATTTGGACATGCTACTGTTGAATATCTTAGTTGCCTAAAACAAATTACAGCTTtgcaataaatagaaaataaggaaataacACTGGATGTTTCCAACCTTTGCCTTTCACATATAGCttcctgtttttcctttttatcatttcatcctctgtgtctttaaaaagcaGGTTGTTGTGGCAATGTTAAACTAAATATTACAAAGTGTGTGACATgcaattatttgtttttgcaaatCTCTCAGAGTAAGCAGAAATACCAAACTGGATTTACACTTTGTTGGAAATATTTCATAAAAGATTGGAAAATTTGCAAGAAGTGTATTTAAATTATGAATGAGTTATTTATTTGATCAATGAAGGGCTTGATTGAGTTTAAGTGGCTCAGAAGTTGAGCCTTTTCCGCATTGAtgtaaaagaggaagaagagacagCAAAACATTTCTCCATCTGCAACCTACTCTGCAAACCTGAAATAATTCGAGATTAAACACAGTAATGTGAATTGTTCTATGTAAAATCTCCAGAGTTTCTGCCTCTCCTGACACacaaagatggctgcagctctgACTCTCCTTCTCATTGGCTGTCTGCTGCAAGGTGAGTCGTTTAGTCATGTTTGAATCAAGTATTGAAGTCAAACATTCACACCACAATGCAACAGTACCTGTAATATATACTGCAGAAAATTAAAACAGTGAGCAACAAAAGCATCTAGCTGGTTTTTCCTGGAACTTTAATATGACAGGTTTTAATCTGAACATCTGGGGAAAAAACTACTGTGGGGACAAGGCACAATCATTACAGTCatcattttggtttattttaagaaaaaggTATAGCGCTAAGGCAaccagtaaacagtaaaaaaaaatcctcattaAAATTATTCACTTGTTCTTATTCAAAGATTTGTATCTTGTGTTTCAGGTGCCCTGTGTGGAGTGTTTAAGGTCATAATACCACAGACTATAGAGGTTGTTAGTGGATCCTGTGTGACCATCCCCTGCTCCTTTGACGTGACAGACCAGTTTGTATCAAAGCTAGATAAGACATGTAAAGCACTATGGAAAAAAGATGGAGTTACTGTGTTTGATAGCAGCcagacacaaacaactacaaacaaCGGACAACTGACAGGAGACTTGACCAAAAAAGACTGCACCACAACCCTGAACAACATACAACCTGTTGACAACAACAAGAAGTATACCTTCAGGCTGGAATGCAACAGTGACCTGAAATATAATTTTCCCAATGAAACCTCTTTTTCAGTCACAGGTAGGTTTTAAAATCCATTTACTTACACTTAACTCCCCTTCCCTTGTGGACCTGCTTTAAtcatattttgcattgtttgtttttgcaaataGTATAAAAATATAGAGAAATGATTGTTTATTCAGTGACTGGTCAAAATGTACCTTCCCACCAGCTGATCCACCCAGACCGACTCTGACTCCGTCCACACTGGAGGTGAAGGAGGGAACCCCAGTGAGTTTGACGTGCTCTGCTCcagctccctgtctgtctcatcCTCCAACTCTGACATGGACCCCCGGCCTGGGTGACAGTCAGGAGACACTGCAGGAGAATCAGGTCAAAACTAAAGTCCAGACCTCTGTTGTCAAATTCACTGCTTCTCACCTCCATCATGGAAAGACAATCTCTTGTACTGCCACCTACaacaaacaagatggcagcgctGAGTCAGCTGTTAGCACAAGTTTGACAGCTAATATTTCAGGTGAGTTCATTTGCCACATTAACATTGATCTGTACCATCATAAAATTTAGATACAAGTGAATTTTAGCCAGACGGGGCAagtgaaaatcttggggtggcacaccaaaaccaaaaagcCATTTACAGGGAGGCCATGACCGGACGTATATtaggaaataaaacaaacaaaagcaatgaaacaaaatgtatttacaagCGCAAACCCTATACATTTTACTATCAAACCACCTTTACAATAGCAATAGGATGTAAACaaattttaacataaaaaatttAACTTCCATTAAATGTTTACCATTTTTTTTATAGCGAGACATCTTTTCCTATATTACTGCAAACTTACCTTCCCGAACACAACTCGACTCTTCTCTTTGGTGTCCACTCTTCACAGTTGCTCCAGAGATCCTGCCCTCTTCTAACTGCACCAAAGCTGGAGCCCAGCTTAACTGTTCCTGTGAGACTGTGGGAAACCCTTCTCCCACTTTAATGTGGTATTTGGACGGGTCACCTGTCAATAACTCAGACAATTTGACCATCACCTATGAGCCTCCAAATGACACGGGCCTGAGGAGCATCATCACTGTGAACCAACCACAGGAGAGGGATCTTTCCACTTTGCTCTGCCGCACCTCTAACTCTCTGGGATCTGCTACTCACCACTTTTGTGCCTACTGCCTCCAGCCTCAATCATCTGCGGAACGTCAAGGTCTGTTTTTGTGCCAAACACAAGTTTTATTGATTAGTTGTAAACTGTCACCATCTCTTGAAACACTGAGGGACTTGATCTGGAAGACATCACCACACTTCTATTTCTGCACAGTATATCtgtttagtgtttttgtttttcagtttccagACTAGGCTCCCAACAGTTTTGCATACTGTAGTGGAAATGCATGCAAGGGATGTGTCGGTTAGTTACAAGCTTGGTTTCAGCTTCTAGCTTCATCCCTCATGCTTTGGTGGGTTTGTCAAACTTACAAACCCAAACTAAACATATTgattactaataacattaacatttataaGATAATCACAGTCTTGTTGTTTCAACCTGCACTACTACTCCTAAGACTACATAATGATGAattaaatagataaaataaaggCCCATGTTTAAACTACTGATAGAGCATTTTATTCATCTTCTGTAATACTTTTATATACTGTACCAATCTGTGATGTAATACATTATAATTTAAGACTTATAATATACCTATAAATACAACTCATTCTTCATGTATGTCCAAGCATATACGTCATTGAAATGAAAAACCCAATATATTTATGCTTCTGACTGACCACCATACTCTTCTGTTCTCTCTCATACAGAATGTCCAGGTGGAGTTACGTTTCCAGTCTTCATCATCACTGTTGGTGTTTTATCAGCAGCACTATTCTGTGCTCTTCTGTTTGCTATCAGGTAGGTAACAGCTTGGGACAACATGTATGTATTACTAATAGGGCTGGCAAAAATAATGCGTTAATAtggattaattaatcacagaaaaaataatgcGGTCAAAAAATGAACGCCAATTAATCACATTTCGTGGTGCCCTTTGAGCCGGTGCATCATTGAtagccacagtggctttgtcacatgatggaggcagactaGACGATGCTGCTTGGCCCCATGAATagaacatttatattttaaaaacacccagatggaactgttgctaggagcactgttggaatatTTGTACTACCAGAGAACtgcaagcctgaaatatcacctcaacacaaagcatttagcgGCGAAGCCTGAGGCCTGAGCTTGCAGAGCCTCTGATGTCAGCACTAGCAGCCAGCCTTGTCaaggttgggtttccatccaaatgtagtgcaaattttaaccaaattttcagaaaatcagcaaaagaaaatgtaaatgtacgTTCTTTTCCATCCACTTCTGTTATGTCAATATTGGGAGTTAGTTCATTGAGACGTCATTAAAAGAGGGGCAGTCAATCCTTGAACTGAGGAAGACCATGGATTTAATAACTGAGAACACACCAGCCAATAGAAATAGAGTTTTGAACAACTAATATTACAGCTCTGTGCTCTTGGAAGAGTTCTGGTAACAGACCTCTGTGCATAAGCATGTTAGAAGCTAACAAAGACAGCTTTCAGTGGCCAATGCAATGACGATACATCGTGACtgtacatcatcatttattggCTGAATTTGTTTCCACTGGACATTTACCTTGCAATACACCAaggattttattattttgtagagcTCGGGGGACTGGCTGCCGTACTCCTAAAAAGAGTCAGAGCACAGGTGACACCAGCCCAGCTGTGATGAGTCAAGGCCTGACAactgaaaatggaaataagGTACGGACCATTTCCTAATTTGGGAAACAATAATCTAACAGAACATCTTTACcacttgtgttttctttttgtttaatttcaggtGTCCGGCACATCAGAAGAGGATATTTATGCCAACACCaatatgatgaaaaagtcagaTATGCCAAACAGCGATGTGGTTTACTCTAGTGTGATCTGGAAGAGCAAGGAGAAGAAGGGAGAATGCTCTGGAGGCACGGGCCCGTCTGGTAGCTCATATCTGGAAGAGGAGAGGTGCATGGAGGGAGGCATGCGCACAAATTATGTGAGCAATGCAGTGGAGATGGAGAGTCTATATGACAACACTAGAAAAGATGTAAAGGAGGCTGTGTATAGTGAATATGCCCAGGTTCATTTTAGAGACACAAATGTGATGTAATGCATGTGCCATTACTACAGCTGTTTTACTGCGGCATTGCTACATTGTATTTGATATTATTGGCTATTATTTATTCAGTAGAAGTTTATCATGCAGTAGTATTATCTTCTCAATGCAGATTTAGCCAGTTTAAAGAGTTTtcagttaaaggaacagtgtgtaagattaagggggatttagtagcatctagtggtgaagattgcaccttgcaaccagctgaaacttctcctggttatttatttttagttttaattgttcaggaggtttttacaaggagccaaattatccggagaggtctcttcctctccaaaacaatcgGTCCAGGTGATTTAAATCGATTAAAACCCTgactaaaacagtttcatgtgacaaatcagtgtttctccagcaATGGGCGGCATATTGCAGATGGGCTGCtcgcccagcacctgctaatgtgtgttcagtgtccccgtttttctctgataacttaatgtgtgctcaccttatttgtgatccagatgttcaggaggtttttactgtgaatCGAGTTGtgcacagaggtctcctcttgTCCAatacaaatggacctggtgatttaaaccagtaaacacattgaataaagaagtttcatgttacaaatcagtgtttctctgatgctgttcggCTCATAAGGGATGGACCaactttttctctgataactaaaGATCTatatgttcaggaggttttaccaggagccaaattatccagaGGTCTCTTGCTCTCAAAAAACAGTGTGATTTAAACTGctcaaaacatttaataaaatgctttcacattaaaaaaaacatttgtgtttttcctttttcatcGCAGAATGACTGCTAACtgcagtggctgacacaaaacTGGGAATGGCTTTatatagagccagtgtttggtttgtctgtcctGGGCTTCTGTacaaacatggcggtgcaacatggcaatttCTGTGGACAGGTACCCACTTcctatgtatatataaaaagcTGATTCTAAGGTAACAACGCAATGATTCTTGTGCGAGTGGTACATTCAGGAACACTCATTCCCAGTGCCGGAGCGCACTCTTGCACAAACTTGACCTTTCATAAATGTGGAGTGTTGTCAGAATGTACCGTTCAGTTaaatgtaataacagctcataatgtaataatggctcacATTGTGAGAAAAAGTGTtgcattatcatcatttttagGTCAAAACTTCACACACTGACAACGAGAGTGCACTTAAGGGCAGAGATCtaagttttattttaagttttaagttttattgtactttattaatccccctgaggggaaattcaatgtttccacattgcttgtcaattacacacaggtctggaagacacacacatgcacaaacaggacttatacatgcacaaagtggagagatgtcagagtgagggagctgccctttggtcaggcaccctgagcggttggggggttcaatgccttgctcaaggcctttctcaagggcacctcggcagtgcccaggaggtgaactggcacctctccagccaccagtccacgctccatattttggtccggatggggacttgaacaggcgaccctccggttcccaacccaagtccgtatggactgagctactgccatctgtgtttgtgtttgactaTGATTTCTTTAAAGATGGCGCGACAGTAACCAACTCAAAAGccagctggagaagagggtggaTTAGGGAAGAAGGAGGGGGACTGTAGTTCATGTAGTTTAAAAGAGCATTTCCTTTGTTTACTATTGCTACAATAAATGCAGGACACAATAACTtctacaataaaaacacatttaagattGGTCTTTTCAAATAAGTAAGTGAACACTCTCTCCTTCCATACAACCTAGTGAAGACCTCCCAGTCAAATGttactgttattttattgttggtCTTAATGCCAATTTAATAAAGACTTTTAATAAgcattgttttccttgttttagGCAACTAAGATATTCAACAGTAGCATGTCCAAATGACAGCTTAAACCTTTTAAATACAAAGTTTTTCATCTTTcacaaagtgtatttttttaagtCAAGTGACCAAATGTTTACGTTAGAGTTTTTCATCGTATTCAAAGATCAGTTTAAATAATCTGATATGTGTCATTTAACAAGTTTCCATTACTTACATTTTCCTCAGGtgtttcagacagacagatgaaagaTGTGTGGACAAGTGAAGTTCCTCAGAAGTTGTGCGGCTTTTTCAGTCTGCAAGACTTAAAAATGAGGAAGTCACGTGTGAGAAAATGGTATGCCCTATTTGAGAAATGATTTTAGACAGTGCCACATCTCTCCTCATTTGCACTGTTGCTACAAtatataaacaataataatgttaaaCTTAATATTAGAATTTCACAAATTTAACTTTAATGTTTCAAATGCACAGGCTGACCAATAAATCTGGATTAGTAAGGTGATGATATATACTCAATTAACTTCCCTATGATAAATATACATTcattaaacaataaaaccatAAACATAGAAATATCAGGCAGCAGTGTAAATAATTAAATTGCTGATGCCATAATTATAGAAACAGCACGTTCATTCTCAGTCAAATTCAGTTCAGCACTCAAGTCTTGTCATCTCTTGCGACACTGAATAAAAGCCTGTAAACTTAGTGAAGGTACGTTCATGAGAACACCGTCATGCAACAACAGTGATAATACAGGACTGTTATTATTGCCATTGTTACATTATGTGAGTTCAAGAGTAATATGTGcacatacattttattataatttaagtCTGGCTGACATCACCAATCCTTGCCCTGACTCCCCTGTGTTCAATCTCAAGTAAAGTAGAAGACAGTGGGGtcattttgggacatttttgcATCAGGTTATATCAATAACCCTCCATTAATCACAGACTACTCAAAcagttatgaaaataaattgaccCTTGAAGAGATACAGACAACTTATCAAGTTTTTTAACAcccaaatcaaccacaaagGGCACAATTTTGCAAAATATACATGTGCATTTTCTCCAAATTGTGCCTCCCCAGAGCAGCTGGGACAGTGGAGCATCAGTTGGGACACCTTGTTGTGGGCAAAACTATCATTTTAAttgtaaatgaaaatacagtatAAATATCAGCACCTTATATTTACAATGTCACTTGTTCAGACGTGTCTTtgagacaaagaaaacatttgtaaaattcagctggtgctggtgctggatTTATTCATTTCATAAAGGCAAAACTCAAATCTAAGTGGACCAGTGGTAGCAACATGAaagttacagttaaaaaaaacgtGTCTGGATGGTTTTAGTTACTGTTAAagaccatttttaaaatatatacaagaattgaaactttatttttgcaGCTACTACAATTCATGTATTTGGTTTTGGCAGTAGCAGATTGTTTCTGTAAGCGGGGTT is part of the Epinephelus fuscoguttatus linkage group LG8, E.fuscoguttatus.final_Chr_v1 genome and harbors:
- the LOC125893347 gene encoding uncharacterized protein LOC125893347, coding for MMEVRSSEVDNRGLDFSFVLILLQCLLTVTQAGGPCQSWRMRQTGSWSRARQTHWGSLLHLQCGRSQSGSGWISWWEGGSTGDCLSMMEVRSSEADNRGLDFSFVLILLQCLLTVTQAGGPCQSWRVRQTGSWSRARQTHWGSLLHLQCGRSQSRSGWISWWEGGSTGDCLSMMEAGGPCQSWRMRQTGSWSRARQIHWGSLLHLQCGRSQSRSEWISWWEGALCGVFKVIIPQTIEVVSGSCVTIPCSFDVTDQFVSKLDKTCKALWKKDGVTVFDSSQTQTTTNNGQLTGDLTKKDCTTTLNNIQPVDNNKKYTFRLECNSDLKYNFPNETSFSVTADPPRPTLTPSTLEVKEGTPVSLTCSAPAPCLSHPPTLTWTPGLGDSQETLQENQVKTKVQTSVVKFTASHLHHGKTISCTATYNKQDGSAESAVSTSLTANISVAPEILPSSNCTKAGAQLNCSCETVGNPSPTLMWYLDGSPVNNSDNLTITYEPPNDTGLRSIITVNQPQERDLSTLLCRTSNSLGSATHHFCAYCLQPQSSAERQECPGGVTFPVFIITVGVLSAALFCALLFAIRARGTGCRTPKKSQSTGDTSPAVMSQGLTTENGNKVSGTSEEDIYANTNMMKKSDMPNSDVVYSSVIWKSKEKKGECSGGTGPSGSSYLEEERCMEGGMRTNYVSNAVEMESLYDNTRKDVKEAVYSEYAQVHFRDTNVM